In Candidatus Nanosynbacter lyticus, one genomic interval encodes:
- the efp gene encoding elongation factor P translates to MYQPTDLKKGVVCQIDGKPYRVVEYGQKVMGRGGSIVNVKLKNLIDGSVIPKTFKGQERIEAAEVNNKTAQYLYNDGDKFYFMDPVSFEQFELAAEIVDDASKYLKEGDELNLQFFDGRVINVELPKNKYLEVTYTEDVVKGDTTSSVLKDATLETGLVVKVPAFIKQGDIISVDTSTGEYRERKK, encoded by the coding sequence ATGTATCAGCCAACTGATTTGAAAAAAGGCGTAGTTTGCCAAATTGACGGCAAGCCATATCGCGTCGTAGAATACGGTCAAAAAGTTATGGGTCGTGGTGGCTCAATCGTTAATGTGAAGCTGAAGAACTTGATTGACGGTAGTGTTATTCCGAAGACATTTAAAGGGCAGGAGCGAATCGAAGCTGCTGAGGTTAATAATAAGACTGCGCAATATCTGTATAACGATGGCGATAAATTCTACTTTATGGATCCTGTTAGTTTTGAGCAGTTTGAATTGGCGGCGGAGATTGTGGATGATGCTAGCAAATACTTGAAGGAAGGCGACGAGTTAAATCTGCAATTCTTTGACGGGCGAGTAATTAACGTTGAGCTACCAAAGAATAAATATTTGGAAGTTACTTATACTGAGGATGTAGTGAAGGGTGACACAACTTCGTCTGTCTTAAAAGACGCAACGCTAGAAACTGGTTTGGTAGTGAAGGTTCCGGCGTTTATTAAGCAGGGTGATATTATTAGTGTCGATACATCAACTGGCGAGTATCGCGAACGAAAGAAGTAG
- a CDS encoding FtsK/SpoIIIE family DNA translocase, which yields MAKKRKSTKKSTPTKPQHSLPVGFWSQVGAVLLILLSLLLVVSWFGVGGPVLQWIDMATIKTVGYTAYTLPILLIYLAVETFRAEENRLPAAVKFAAVLEIVWFSGLFGLLKTSLRPDAGGFVGDILNTATLKMVDSAIAAIFYLVLAFITVLFITQTSPFTVFSKLWQAIKSNSLEDDNNRSIMKQAANPQSTEENKKVSLGDIKLNAGVPIIDTTKEKKGLLKRTEKPEKAAEEQALVATRDPNWQAPSLDLLEKNEGGADAGDTRQNAQIIHDTLSEFNIDAAMGDINVGPKVTQYTLRPPSGVKLTRITALETNIALNLAAQSLRIEAPIPGQKAVGIEVPNRKAAEVRLYSTLVSKQWTASRDPLSFTIGKDISGQVVVGELGKMPHLLIAGQTGSGKSVMINTLLTSLLYRNSPSDMKLILVDPKQVEMAPYEDIPHLLTPVITEPEKTISALKWAVNEMERRYKLLATEKIRNIKDYNKRLQSRAKKIAIADENGNVQEHEDGSMPYIVIVVDEMADLMMIAKKDVEALIVRLAQKARAVGIHLVLATQRPSVDVITGLIKANVPARISFTVASQVDSMTILDQAGAEKLLGQGDMLFYTPSMSKPKRIQGAWVTDDEVNKITDHLRMQMAPQYNDEVVAQPVQLNGKGGVVMDLSEGGDDKFKDAVRVVVERRKASTSMLQTRLGIGYQRAARIIEEMEERGIIGPQNGSKPRDVLISSVEELDELLAE from the coding sequence ATGGCAAAAAAGCGAAAGAGCACGAAAAAGTCTACTCCTACCAAACCGCAACATAGTTTGCCGGTGGGTTTTTGGTCACAAGTAGGCGCGGTCTTATTGATCCTCTTGTCATTGCTATTGGTGGTTTCGTGGTTTGGTGTTGGTGGTCCAGTTCTTCAGTGGATTGATATGGCAACCATAAAGACAGTCGGCTACACTGCTTACACATTACCGATACTATTAATTTATTTGGCGGTAGAAACTTTCCGGGCAGAAGAGAATCGCTTACCTGCGGCGGTGAAGTTTGCGGCAGTTTTAGAGATTGTGTGGTTTTCAGGATTATTTGGGCTATTAAAGACGTCTTTACGACCAGATGCTGGTGGATTTGTAGGTGATATATTAAATACAGCCACACTTAAAATGGTAGATTCGGCAATTGCTGCAATATTTTACCTGGTGTTGGCGTTTATTACAGTTTTATTTATCACCCAAACATCACCATTTACTGTGTTTAGTAAATTGTGGCAAGCAATTAAAAGTAATAGCTTAGAGGATGATAACAATCGATCTATCATGAAGCAAGCGGCAAATCCTCAGTCGACAGAGGAAAATAAAAAGGTGAGTTTGGGAGATATTAAACTCAATGCTGGCGTGCCGATTATTGACACCACTAAGGAGAAGAAGGGTTTATTAAAGCGTACTGAAAAGCCAGAAAAGGCCGCTGAAGAACAAGCTCTGGTGGCAACACGTGATCCAAATTGGCAAGCCCCAAGCCTGGATTTATTAGAGAAGAACGAAGGCGGTGCGGATGCTGGCGATACGAGACAAAATGCTCAGATTATTCATGATACACTATCCGAATTTAACATTGATGCAGCAATGGGTGATATAAACGTTGGTCCAAAGGTGACGCAGTATACCCTAAGGCCACCAAGTGGTGTGAAATTGACGCGAATTACTGCGCTAGAGACAAATATTGCGCTTAATTTGGCGGCCCAAAGTCTGAGGATTGAAGCACCAATTCCTGGCCAGAAGGCGGTGGGAATTGAGGTGCCAAACCGTAAGGCAGCTGAGGTGCGGCTGTATAGCACATTAGTTTCAAAGCAGTGGACGGCGTCGCGCGATCCGCTCAGCTTTACGATTGGTAAGGATATTTCTGGGCAAGTCGTGGTTGGTGAGCTGGGAAAGATGCCGCACTTGCTAATTGCTGGGCAAACTGGCTCTGGTAAGTCAGTGATGATTAATACGCTACTGACGAGTTTATTGTATCGCAATAGTCCGAGTGACATGAAGCTGATTTTGGTTGACCCGAAGCAGGTGGAAATGGCGCCATATGAGGATATTCCGCACTTGCTGACTCCAGTGATTACTGAGCCAGAAAAGACTATTTCAGCTTTGAAATGGGCAGTTAATGAAATGGAGCGGCGCTATAAATTATTAGCGACAGAGAAGATCCGTAATATTAAGGATTACAATAAGAGGCTACAATCACGAGCGAAAAAGATTGCTATTGCTGATGAAAACGGTAATGTGCAGGAGCATGAAGATGGTTCGATGCCGTACATTGTGATTGTGGTGGACGAAATGGCGGACTTGATGATGATTGCTAAGAAAGATGTCGAGGCATTAATTGTTCGTTTGGCGCAGAAGGCTCGAGCGGTTGGTATCCATCTGGTACTGGCAACGCAGCGGCCAAGTGTTGATGTTATTACTGGTTTGATTAAGGCGAACGTGCCGGCGCGTATTTCTTTTACGGTAGCTAGCCAGGTGGATAGTATGACGATTTTAGACCAAGCGGGCGCGGAAAAATTGCTGGGTCAGGGTGATATGTTGTTCTATACACCAAGCATGAGTAAACCGAAACGCATCCAAGGTGCCTGGGTAACTGATGACGAAGTAAATAAAATTACTGATCATTTGCGAATGCAGATGGCGCCGCAGTACAACGATGAAGTGGTGGCTCAGCCAGTACAGTTGAACGGTAAGGGCGGTGTAGTGATGGATTTGTCAGAAGGTGGTGATGATAAATTCAAGGATGCTGTGAGGGTGGTAGTTGAGCGACGAAAGGCCTCAACGAGTATGCTCCAAACGCGACTAGGTATTGGCTATCAGCGAGCAGCGCGCATTATTGAAGAAATGGAAGAGCGGGGAATTATCGGTCCGCAGAATGGATCAAAGCCACGTGATGTATTGATCTCTAGTGTCGAAGAATTAGATGAATTGTTGGCGGAATAG
- the rpsF gene encoding 30S ribosomal protein S6 gives MNEYELTVLIHPDLESNLDSALDKVRGLITDNGGEITKEDNWGKKKLAYTIKREDFAIYVCFEVKLPAPALLKISNTLNITDEVLRYLLVKTDEKTRQALSEQKARNEEADSSESNK, from the coding sequence ATGAACGAATACGAACTAACCGTTCTTATTCATCCGGATTTAGAGTCTAATCTAGATTCAGCGTTGGATAAGGTACGTGGTTTAATCACCGATAACGGCGGTGAAATTACTAAAGAAGATAACTGGGGCAAGAAAAAATTGGCCTATACCATCAAGCGTGAAGACTTTGCAATTTACGTTTGTTTTGAGGTAAAACTGCCAGCGCCAGCTTTATTGAAGATTTCTAACACGCTTAACATTACCGACGAAGTATTGCGCTACCTATTGGTAAAAACTGATGAAAAAACTCGTCAGGCATTAAGCGAGCAAAAAGCACGCAACGAAGAAGCTGATTCAAGCGAATCAAATAAATAA
- a CDS encoding single-stranded DNA-binding protein, whose protein sequence is MARSINQVILLGRLTRDPEQRTTASGKNVVSFSIAVDRPTQDDQADFFNITAWDKLGDLVMQYLSKGRRVLVQGRLRQDSWEDKETGKRQSRIEVTASDVTFLDGPNNDNSGSAAPKTTKKEEVVTEIDDKPIDLSEIPF, encoded by the coding sequence ATGGCACGAAGCATCAATCAAGTAATTTTACTGGGTAGATTGACACGCGATCCAGAGCAGCGAACAACGGCTTCTGGAAAGAACGTAGTTAGTTTTAGTATCGCGGTTGATCGACCAACCCAAGATGATCAGGCGGACTTTTTCAATATTACCGCTTGGGATAAACTTGGTGATTTGGTGATGCAATATTTGAGTAAGGGTCGTCGGGTTCTAGTCCAAGGGCGACTGCGGCAAGATAGTTGGGAAGATAAGGAAACTGGCAAAAGACAGAGTCGAATTGAAGTTACTGCTTCAGACGTAACATTTTTAGACGGTCCGAATAATGACAATTCTGGTTCTGCTGCGCCAAAAACTACTAAAAAAGAGGAAGTTGTGACGGAGATTGACGATAAGCCAATTGACCTGAGCGAAATTCCATTCTAA
- the rpsR gene encoding 30S ribosomal protein S18, with product MAQLKKNPPIIFDYKDVKTLQRYINVYGQIEPISKTGLSEKQQRSLAVAIKRARHLALLPFVASN from the coding sequence ATGGCACAATTGAAGAAAAATCCACCGATTATTTTTGACTACAAAGACGTAAAGACTTTGCAGCGCTACATCAATGTTTATGGTCAAATCGAGCCGATTAGCAAGACTGGCTTAAGCGAAAAGCAGCAGAGAAGTTTGGCAGTGGCAATTAAGCGCGCTCGTCATTTGGCGCTATTGCCTTTTGTGGCTAGCAACTAG